A window of the Cololabis saira isolate AMF1-May2022 chromosome 19, fColSai1.1, whole genome shotgun sequence genome harbors these coding sequences:
- the LOC133419791 gene encoding stonustoxin subunit beta-like, giving the protein MASAMMEVASLGRPFTVGMLYDAQKDQLIPGITLWDETTLKEKMIQNRQHSSQFQIAASDSFKDKSSLLDVDASLKASFMSGMIEVDGSAKYLNDVKKSHRQSRVTCQYKATTVFKQLTALETKNIQQIDDSVKTLATHVVTGILYGANAFFVFDSEKLNSSNVQKIEGSMQAVIKKIPSFNVDGKVDIKLSDEERDMANKFTCKFYGDFILESNPATFEDAVKTYIELPKLLGENRENGVPLKVWMMPLNNFDSSAAEVTPEISLGLTGRAQDLLGGFQDLKMRCNDCLEENNHFPLIHERLSHFQNLCDKYIAGGQKKMAKSIQSLKAGCQAEAGFKAAFDGEETSPFSLEKLKKWLEDKEREVSVINSCVEMTEGAKIVSNQAELDRELLDPEVEDVLCFVFTSVETTDPYLQEMSDYLDPLHSTTARDRSSPTKWFFSAVVINKMREKAKEFGELHRALKNKRRYKFLVAVISNDKYEGASIYHYRNIVLLTDDFSKPNITNVDRRPDKRDLMWYATDLTLDPDTAHPKLLLSARHKKATNGDQQSYPNLPQRFDHYVQVLGRQELTGRHYWEVEWSLTYEGGVDVGVTYGGAPCKGDGTMCHLGDNDMSWTFGHEFASNLLYYSRHSSKPAYYDIAAITSISQLGVYLDWPAGTLSFYKVLGDKVMHIDTLRNKFSEPLYPAFEIRGSKNFIHLYL; this is encoded by the exons GTATCACATTGTGGGATGAGACGACTCTTAAAGAGAAGATGATTCAGAATCGTCAGCATAGCAGTCAGTTTCAAATCGCTGCATCTGATTCCTTCAAAGACAAGTCATCTCTGCTGGATGTTGACGCTTCCTTGAAGGCCAGTTTCATGAGTGGAATGATTGAAGTTGACGGATCCGCTAAGTATCTGAACGATGTGAAGAAGTCCCACCGTCAGAGCCGAGTGACGTGTCAGTACAAAGCGACCACCGTCTTCAAACAGTTGACTGCTCTTGAAACTAAGAACATCCAGCAGATCGATGATTCTGTGAAGACGTTGGCCACTCACGTTGTCACTGGCATCCTTTATGGTGCAAACGCTTTCTTTGTGTTTGACAGCGAGAAATTAAACAGCAGCAATGTTCAGAAGATCGAGGGCAGCATGCAGGCTGTGATCAAGAAGATCCCTTCATTTAATGTTGATGGCAAAGTTGACATCAAGCTGAGTGATGAAGAAAGAGACATGGCCAATAAGTTTACCTGCAAATTCTACGGAGACTTCATTCTTGAAAGCAACCCTGCAACATTTGAAGATGCCGTGAAGACCTACATAGAGTTGCCAAAGCTACTGGGAGAGAACAGAGAAAACGGGGTTCCTCTGAAAGTCTGGATGATGCCGCTGAATAACTTTGATTCAAGCGCTGCAGAGGTGACGCCTGAGATCAGTCTTGGACTTACAGGAAGAGCTCAAGATCTTCTGGGAGGTTTTCAGGACCTGAAAATGAGATGCAACGATTGTCTGGAGGAAAACAATCATTTCCCACTGATTCATGAAAGGTTGAGTCATTTCCAAAATCTATGTGACAAGTACATCGCCGGAGGGCagaagaaaatggcaaaaagtaTTCAGTCCCTCAAGGCAGGCTGCCAAGCTGAGGCAGGGTTTAAAGCTGCCTTTGATGGTGAAGAAACATCCCCATTCAGTTTGGAGAAATTAAAGAAGTGGTTGGAAGATAAAGAGAGAGAAGTCAGCGTCATCAATTCCTGTGTGGAGATGACGGAGGGAGCAAAGATTGTCAGTAATCAGGCAGAGTTGGACAGAGAGCTTCTTGATCCAGAAGTAGAAGATGTTCTGTGCTTTGTCTTCACCTCTGTGGAAACTACTGACCCCTATCTTCAGGAAATGTCTGATTACCTGGATCCGCTGCACTCAACTACTGCCAGGGACCGAAGTTCACCCACCAAGTGGTTCTTCTCAGCAGTCGTGATAAacaaaatgagagaaaaagCCAAGGAGTTCGGTGAACTTCACAGAGCTCTGAAGAACAAGCGCAGATACAAATTCCTTGTAGCAGTTATATCAAATGACAAATATGAAGGAGCAAGCATCTACCACTACAGGAACATCGTCCTACTCACTGATGACTTCTCAAAACCCAACATTACTAATGTGGATCGCAGACCTGACAAAAGAGATCTAATGTGGT atgCCACTGATCTCACCCTGGATCCAGACACGGCACATCCCAAACTCCTCCTGTCTGCAAGACACAAGAAAGCCACAAATGGAGATCAGCAGTCGTATCCCAACCTCCCTCAGAGATTTGATCATTATGTTCAGGTTCTGGGCAGACAGGAGCTGACTGGTcgtcattactgggaggtggagtgGAGCCTTACTTATGAGGGTGGTGTAGATGTGGGTGTGACCTACGGTGGAGCTCCATGTAAAGGAGACGGTACCATGTGCCATTTAGGGGACAATGACATGTCCTGGACCTTTGGCCATGAATTTGCTTCAAACCTCCTTTATTACAGTCGCCACAGTTCAAAACCAGCCTATTATGATATTGCAGCCATAACTAGCATCAGCCAGCTAGGAGTGTACCTAGACTGGCCTGCAGggactctgtccttctacaaaGTCCTCGGTGACAAAGTGATGCACATCGACACTTTGAGGAACAAATTCTCTGAGCCTCTTTATCCAGCCTTTGAGATACGGGGCAGCAAAAACTTCATCCACCTCTATCTGTAA